The segment gatagatatggtcattatctatgattctgcgtttttagttttctcgaatgtgcaatattgtggatgcaacagattttcgtcctttgtgtgggcggaacggggtggggcgaaattttgagatacacgttttatagtaagatctaacaggagtgcggataccaaatttggttactctagccttaatagtctctgagatttttgaatatccccagattttcgtcctttgcgggggcggaagggggtgtggcgaaattttgaaacaaactcgtctcggtccgatatattaggagtgtggataccaaatttggttgctctagcttttgtagtctctgagatctaggcgctaatgttttactctaagcaaagccgcctatgctacgtgtgttttagagagagacagggcgagaaaaaatgaaattgttttcttgatgctggctataataataatacgatccaattcagattccgcagtcttaaagatatggtcattctctacaattctatttttggttttctcatatctttaaaattgtggatgccacagattttcgtcctttgtgggggcggaagttttgaaatatttttgtagcagtgacacatcacagaagtctggatccaaaacatcgttgctctagctcttatagtctttgagcactaggcgctgaaggggatggacagacggacagacggacggacggacagacagacagggctcaatcgactcggctattgatgctgatcaataatatatatactttatggggtcggaaacgattccttctggacgttacacacatccacttttaccacaaatctaatataccccaatactcattttgagtatcgggtataaaaagctggAAAAAGTCCCTCAATTTGTTCATACATATACTAGTATAATAGAGTATAAATTTAGATGAGCACAATATTATTTCTATGTGGATACATCTATATCCCATTAAACTCTCTCAAACGATATACGATTTAGTTCATTGTTCTTATAATACTTAATGATGTCCATATGTTCCTTCAACTACAGTTACCTACTGGCATGTAAATACACCTAATTTTGTTTTTACACGGTAGATTGCTTCATAAAAAAAGGTGTAAAAAAGACAAAAAGACATCGTATGAAAAAATAGGTGATTGGTTCCTTATCTCTAAAACCTATTCATGTTAGGGAATAAATTAGGGAACGTTGGAAAAACATATTTGCGTATAAGAAATGTGTTAAATGGAGTAAACAAATTTAAAGTGTTTGATTTTCAAACCGTGTTATTTCAAAACCGTTTAAAAAAAGACCTTGTTTAAAAAGAATTAGGTGAATCATAGCGCATTGAAACTCCTTTAAATGATTtgcaaaatatttcaaattcTTTTGAATATTCCTCAAAATCAGCCATGGATATAGGGTTCCCATAAAGTACTTTGGCTCAaggtttttttattttattttataatgATTTAATAGGTCAGAACTGAATTTTTATTAGATTATGTGGTGCATCGCTGCTAGGGGTGCTCGGGCTGCTGGGGGTACTCGTGCAGCTGGGGGTACTCGTGCAGCTGGGGCTTCTCCTTCGGCCGCTGGCGCAGCTTCTCCTTCGGCCGCTGGCGCAGCTTCTCCTTCGGCCGATGGAGCTGCATCTCCTTCGGCCGCTGGCGTAGCTTCTCCTTCGGccgctggagctgctgctccttcggCCGCTGGAGCTGCTTCTCTTTCGGCCGCTGGTGCATCTTCTCCTTCGGCAGCTGGAGCAGCTTCTCCTTTGGCCGCTGGAGCAGCTTCTCCTTCGGCCGCTGGAGCTGCTTCTCCTTCGGCCGCTGGTGCACCTTCCCCTTCGGCAGCTGGAGCAGCTTCTCCTTCGGCAGCTGGAGCAGCTTCTCCTTCGGCAGTTGGAGCAGCTTCTCCTTCGGCCGCTGGAGCTGCTCCTCCTTCGGCCGCTGGAGCTGCTTCTCCTTCGGCCGCTGGTGCAGCTTCTCCTTCGGACGCTGTAGCTGCTTCTCCTTCGGCTGCTGGCGTAGCTTCTCCTTCggctgctggagctgcttCTCTTTCGGCCGCTGGCGCTGCTTCTCCTTCGGCCGCTGGAGCTGCTTCTCCTTCGGACGCTGGAGCTGCTTCTCCTTCggctgctggagctgcttCTCCTTCGGCCGCTGGAGCTGCTTCTCCTTCGGCTGATGGCGCAGCTCCTCCATCGGCCGCTGGAGCTGCTTCTCCTTCGGCCGCTGGTGCAGCTTCTCTCTCGACCGCCGGAGCTGCTTCTCCTTCAGTGGCAGGAGCTTCTCCTCCCTCTCCGGCTATAGTGGCTTCTCCCTCAGCAGCTTCTCCACCTGCTCCCGCAGCAGCTTCTCCCTCAGCAGCTTCTCCACCTTCCTCTCCGGCTTCCAGTGTATATTCTTCTCTGGCTCCTTCTTCCGTAGTACCTCCTTCTTCGCCGTGTCCggtatcccctgccggaactTCTTCTCCAGTTGCAGGGGGGGCTTCGACGGGTTCAGCTTCACCTCCCAATCCTCCTGGAAGGATATCGCTTAACGGTGTAGTGGAGCCAGCAGTTGCGTCATCGGGCAGGTCTGGAAACTCTACAGCACCCTCCGAATTGCTGGCGTCATTCTCCCCAGAGCCGCTGCCAATGGGCGGGGCATCGTTGAGACCCTCCTCCTCTTCGCCGGCGCTCTCGCCAATGTCGTGATGGAAGTGATGCAGATGCTCGTGGCTGTGATGGTTTGGCTTGCCACCAGCGCCTTCCTCGCTATCGGCGCTGCAGTAGCGCTCCGAACAGATAAAGTACTGCCGCTCCAAACAGTTATCGTCCGCCACCACTGTTATGTTAGAGCGGATACGCACCTCCAGGCAATCATCGCATTCCGAGTGCTCCGCTGGCTCCACAATGCTGTAGTTGCCAAAGTAGCGCACCAGGCGCCCGTTGCTGATGTATTGGAAGCGGCCCTCATGCTGGAGGTCGTTTCCCCCGAACCAGAAGTCCTCCGTGTTGCCCTTGGAGCTGAGAAAGTCGACGGCTCCGTAGAAATCTCTTGGGTTACTCAGATCGGCCAAAACCAGACCCTTGCGCAGGCAATTGTTCAGTGCACCATGCCAGTTCATCTGAATGCAAGGATGGGATGGTCAAGGATGGGTGGTCAGTGGGGTCTTGTGGCGCGTCGCCTTACCTTCTTCACGGAAAAATAATAGCACTTGCCGTTGATCCGCCTCAGATAGCGCCGGCTGCAGCCCTTGGCCGAGCCCAGGATCTGCTCCCCGGGAAGGGCGGCACTCAGCACCACCACGAGTGCAGTCAGTAGATGCTTCATGACCTTCCTCGATGCCGTGGTCACTGTGCTCTGGCCGCTGGCCGCCCTCCTGTACTTATATCCTCCCCTAGCGTGGAGGTGCCCCAGAATGCATTCGTTATGCAGCCAATCAATTGCCAGTCTTAtctggctgctgcacttgCCCAGGCATCCCTAATGGCCAGCGTAATTCGATTACCACCCTGCTCAGTCAAGATTGCGTACATTCCATGGGGCAATGTCGTGGGCTAATTTGCTGTCTCGTTTGTGGGTCAGGTTTAGGGTCATTCAATTCAATTGAGCATTCGTTCAGCTACACTCGAGACAACAAGCCAACTTTAAGTGTTGGTCAAACTAATGGAAATTGTTCGTATGAATACCCGTAATATAAAATCATCCAGCGTTGAGTACAAGTGTCGTGAGATTCCCTGACCTTATAAACTCAAATAATTGCGAGTCGTCCTCGCCGAGTCCTGCTCGCATTACTCATTCAAAAGCGTTTCGTTGCCCTTCGTTGGCAGTGCTGTTTTATTGATTTACTCGTACCTTTTGGTGGCCATGACATCAGCCGACAATTGTCCCTGCGAATCCGGAGTCTAGGACACACTTCGTTTGGCCTGTTGCCAGCTGTGGCCCTGCCTGACGTAGATGACCTTCGACAATGTGGATATATGACGCCTTGGTGCCCAACAATTGATTGGGCGTGCGGATTCCGCTTGCCACGCGCCCGCCGCTATTGTTTGTGTCTGAAAACTTATCCaacgtatctgtatctgattTGTGTTTGTATCCCACATGACAtcttcaacagcagcaacaacggcAACAGCAGAGAGCTTCATCGATTCATATGCTTGGAGCTTGGACTACTCTTTTTTAGGCATCCAGAACTGGTGTGGAACGTGATTCCACAGACCTCAAATCGCAGTTACGTTACTCATAGATATTCACGCTCatctgtatatgtatgtgtgggtTGAGCTTGAGTGTTCGCGAAGCCAACTACAGCTTTTCCACTACTACTTGTATAAAGGTTCTGTTCTGCGCATTATCTGCGGGCAACCACATTTCTGTGAGGCTGTGAGAGTCTGTTACCGTGGCTCATGGCATTGCCCCTGGGCTATGCTTTTCGTTGCTGCCGTTCTAGCCggttttttatatatatattgacCACATACTGCCACAGTATCCAACcaaaacacaacaacaaaatgtaTCGTAAATGCCGGAGAATTACGCAAATGAGTGTGcagcgaataccaaattcttTTCAACCAGTCAGAAAATATAGATTATATTGCGTTTTAAATTTCCAACAGCTTTGCCATTTTTTATATAGATTTGATgttgaatttgaatttaaatttaGCCCCCGAACCCAGCACTGAAAAATGCATGAAACCAGCAAGTATACATATAATGACAATGACGCAATTTAGCTTAATTAGTTAAGAGTATGAAATAAGGAATGCACTCACTGTTCTTCTCGTAATCTTAAATACGTTACTGAATCTTAATTTCGCTCAATGGCACAGAGTTCGTTGTATTGCAATCACACCATTCTGTACAGATGTTTGGCCATCTTCACCTCGCTTACATTTTCCGAAAATATGCCGGCAGAAACTATACTTTTCGGACCATTTTCAGCCTACTTTGGAACGTGTTGATCATTAAGTTCTTATAAAAATTGCACAAAACCTAAATTATGTTGAAATTGACCGAGTGGCAAAAGAGAAAATCGATTAAAGTAAACATATATACTATTGAGGGTGGAAATAATTGAATTCACCATTAGCTACAGCTGGCCCAAGCTATAAACAACTCATTCCTGAACCAATCGTATGCCAAAAGCGTGAAGAAAAGTTTTAGAACCGAAGGCGAAATAATTTAACGGATCCCATTATGACATCACATACTTTGAattattcaaatatttgtGTGTTTGCTTCCATTCTTTATATGCGCAGTACATAGACAAAGGAATTCTCTTGTGTGCCGCCAGCGGCAGCAGAAGAGGTTCCCCTAGCTTCCGTTTGCGGTTCAGACTATAATATAATGGCACAATGTTTCTATTTCAGTTAACGCACACGTCATGTGATGTGAATGCATTTGGCGGGGGACAGCAAAAAGCTGAAAGCAAAAAGTGTTGTTAATTTCTATTAAATTACAAATATGAATTCGTGGGGCTGATGTGTTTTAAAATTTAAGACTGAAGCCATGCGCCCCAAGTTGGTCGTCGCAAGGAGCACATTACTGAACTGAAAGAAACTGTCACCCGTATAATCGCTTCGGTCGGATTGGGATTCAGTCATGTAAATCGCTCATGCTCCACTTAAAAATAGCTCAGCTTTGTTTGTGTTTCGGCAATTACAAGTCTGGAATCTGAAATCACAAACATCAAGTCATTAATCTAATTCGAATCAGGCTATAAATTATAATTGGCGACAGTTCAAAGCTTAGTTTTCATCTAGAAGGCCTCTCAGCATGTTTCCTAGTCGTCAAAATCAAAGTACAATTCAAATTTAGTCCCTTTCTACAATAGCTGTTTGTAATCTTAACTTTCTCTGTCTGTTCACAGCCTCGTTGAAGAACATTGGCGACAAGACCGCCAGTCTGTTCAGCAAGAAGAAGGATGAGGCTGAGAAATTGGCCAACGATAAGGCTGTCGAGGCTCAGAAGCTAGCCGAGGAGCAGGCCAAGAAGGTTGGTCAGTCCGTGCAGCAGACGAAGAACGAGGCCGAGCAGTTGGCCACAAGCACAGGTAACTATTAAATGCAGATCCTTCTAATGCAGATCTCCTGCTAACAACACTTCTCTCGTGATTTTTTTAGCCAAGGAGGCTGCCGCTTTGGCCACGGCCGAGGCCCAGATGGCTGGACAGGTGATCGACCAGGGTGTGAATCGCGCTGCTGGAGCTGTCAATCAGACCAAGCAGGCTGTGGACAACACCGTTCAGCAGGCAAGTGCCGCCGCCCAGAACTCCAAGCAGGTGGCAGCCAACATTGCCGAAGCTTCGCAGCGGGCAGCCGCGAATGCCGTGGATCAGACCAAGAAGGCAGCCAACGATGCCATCAACAAGAGTGTCAAGGCCGCTGAGAACGTGGCCGACCAGAAGTTGAAGCAGGATGAAGGCGCCATCGATGGAGCGCTCAAGCAGACCAGCCAGGCGGTAGACCAGAAGCTGAACGAGGCTTATCAGTACGTGGACCAGAAGCGGGGAGCCGCCGAGAAAAATTTCCAAGAGGCTGCTAGCCACGCTCAGGAGAGCGCCGGCCAACAGGCTACCCAGCTGCTGGGAAAACTCAACCTGGCCCCGAAGTAGAACTGCCCATCTCACAATCGGCAGCCCAAATAATTTCGTGTGTATGTAATTAAACAGGAAAATGCTTTAGAAACAAAAAGGAATTTGCTTCAACGTAACAAGTGATTGCTAAATCCTTAATTGAAATATAGATATTTTTGGATTACTTTGTACATGCAGCCACAGCTTTTGCTATGAACATTTCAGCACATTTCTATCTCTATATACAGAGTGTAATTAAcgtttcttttgtttctttttcgaAATCTTTTGTTACATTGAAGCATTTGATATTTTATATACAAAAACGAAGATGATTTATGCTTTTAATATACGTATATTCTGTTTATGTAGAAATGTATTATTAAGTACTTTTAACTTTTGCACAATACATTAAAAATGTGTGTTAAACTATTCATCTTGTCATTTCGTTTGTTTGCTCTACTAAATATTGTTTTTCTGGGGTCTCAATAATATGATTATTGAATTTTGCGGGCAAATGACAGCGCTGCCATAACATGGAAAATCGTCAAGAATCAGCTTTGTTGGACAATCTAGTTTGAGTTAAAATTTTTGCCACAAAGGTctccttttttttgttaccCACTTCAAATTTAGAAATCGGACAGATGGATTTTAGGTTACTTATTATGCAAATGTGTCCATACAAATCTGACAGCTCCGGAGTTATTGTGGAGCGCAATGGCTTCATAttactctggatacctgccgacctccagtttaaatcaggcttcccggggcaagcgggctatgcctcgggtgaccatccccttcccgcctactcgtgggaactactatgccaaataataaacatataaaaaccaacaaagccgcaaaggagctcggtactcctcttaaagtaccggagggacaagccaatccctctgcaccagcgcctgggaaaccgggtccaaagaagacggggaaggagactgagtcggtccaccgtcttcaggcagcagccgcagcgaggggggcccgaaaagccaatcgggtccttccaagtcgggtggctccaagggcgaagcggataccggggtggctgccaagcagagcgtaatcgcggctggtaagcgcaccgggaccgaagaacccatgggagccccggcgggcagcgtctctgcaccacggggtggaaagccgtcgtaccaggacaggagacgagcggctttcatcctgtccaacgaagacccgaacttcaaggcgtcagccgaaggaaaggagcagaggctgtgggcctgctcaatccttccactgttccagccagccaaagccggaaagggcgcagccaaggccgccaacaagcggcaacgctcagctgaggaccccgcaaatcagccaggccaagcccagcaagccaagcgggtgaagacccacctcacgaaccggtcgttcgctgaggtggcgaggggcaggaccctgatcggtgtcctggacaggggcgccgaggactccaggaccggttcctactggaactggaggagaacggcggaccaccgccaaagtgtgaggacgcagggtggcatcaaggcaaggtgaaagccatcgcctgccaagacgctcgctctgcggccctctacatgaaggcggtggcggccctaaaagaggtctatccaggggcgaaactggaggccgtgaagtgggaagatgtccctagtcgccgagagccagagcgtgggtctcggctaagcctgcagagcctgagaagatcctcaggttactgcaggtctgcaacccccaccttcccacagccgattggaaggtggcaaaggtggaggatatccaagggcagaggcgccagattatcctcgtcctaaatgaggaatccattgatctcctcgcaaagtcggacggtgtagtggattatggctacaagaaggtcaccatatccacttacaagtccgatcgcaagggcaggcaagcggaggtcgagccagacccggagctgccggagatcccgaaagagggggcctcgtgcgaggaagacaacccggcgtcggatgcggcgtccatgatgtcggacgatatcttggaggactacgcgttcgacgagagcgacctagccagaggtctcagccacatcgttgtcggggaggagccggagtcccctgacagcgatctagaagcaacaatggtggaggcgagcctcaggaatgtcgttgacgcttctgcagataaacctccaccattgtaaggcagcatgcgctgctctactgctccacctggccaagggtggagccgacatagtcctcattcaggagccctggatcctcggaaacagggtctccggtctgaggacttctgactacaagctatatgtagctgaaaccgcaggtaaaattcgtacctgcattcttgcaaaaagagagttgcacctatttttgctcccaaatttcagcaatgaagaccacaccgcagtgagcctcgaaggccaggagcgctcactgaggatctgctccgcatacatggggcatgaacaaccagacccccctccacacgcgcctctccgggctctaatcgcagactgctcggccaaggacatcggcctaattgtggggtgcgatgccaatgcacatcactgtcagtggggaagcactgacacaaacgaaaggggtgagtaccttttcagttacttactgaccactcagatggtcttactaaaccggggtagtgatcccacctttatcattaaaaaccgcaaggaggtcctggacctcacgcttgcctctcatgagatacagcgtaacattgtatcctggagggtcctggaagagcactccttctcggaccacaggtacgtggaaactgtcttctccttctcagtaccgaagccagtccgattccgaaacatcaggcggacaaactggactcggtactctgattacctctgtcgtgttctccctgagcccccatctgaggaggagttctccacggaggccacgactcgtcttcttaagatctttaccgacgcctgcaataaggcgctcgacaaagcatgcccctctggcaagaacagaggccggaagaaacctgaatggtggaatccgaaactgggtgaactccggaaagcctcccggagactcttcaataaagctaaggctgaaaacgttgagcaaaactgggccgaatacaaggccagtctgtcaacctacaacaaagaacttagaaaagccaaacgcgcctcctggcgtaagttctgcagcgaaatcgagagtaactcagaagcctcacgcttgcgcagagttctctcaaagacaacacccaccctgggctacttgaagaacaccgaccagtcgtggactacgtccagcgaggagtcgctaaatcttctcctaaatacccacttccctggctgcgatgaaaacagacccaactacctcgcgcctccttctgtcgcctcaaatgccatcttgggactgctaagccaggagaacatttcctgggcgatcagaagctttaaaccctacaagtccgcggggccagacggcattttccctgcccaactgattcacgcgggacataaagccattaactggctcaaaataatttacgagggaatcttctcccatgggtgcattcctgacacctggcttcagaccaaagtcgtattcatacccaaggcaggcaagccctcgcacactgccccaaaagatttcagacccataagtctatcgtcttttcttctaaaggcgatggagcggctcctggggctgcatctaacggcgtgcattccgtccagtctgatctcagactcccagcatgcctatcggaagggaagatccaccgaaacggccctacactcgatcacatcgatcatcgcagcatcccttaattttaaggagtacaccctagtagccttcctcgacatagaaggcgcctttaacaacatccttccgagatagaggggggtggctgccgtgtggtggcgtacgcggacgatgttgccatagcattctccggaaaatttccgcagacattgtgtgagtgcatgacaagtactctcacgaaaatgtcgaaatgggcagacaaatgcgggttaggcgtcaacccgtctaaaacggaactggtgcttttcactaggaagtacaaagttccggtactgattcccccaagactatgtggggaaacgctagtcttcagcaacaacgccaagtatcttggcctaatcctcgatagaaagctcgattggaaattgagcttagaggatagagtaaagaaggccacagtggccctctatacttgcaggaaagccatcggactaaaatggggaatgaccccctatatagttcggtggctctacaccgccatcatacgaccaatcatgctctatggagtggtggtatggtggccagccttggacagaaggacatgcctcaataaactcagcagagttcaacgcatggcagagctatgcataactggcgggctacgcactactccaggggaagccctggatactgtgctggacctcctccctgtggatctcatgggaaagaaggtggcaacactttccgccctcagaatgagagaagccagactgtggaaagcatccgcggttgggcactcgtgaatcctgatgagactcccgcaattaccagagaggacagattactgtatccccagtgatcacctctcgacgcccttccaggtatcaatcccatctagggaggactgggagatgggcgaaccaggacctgcaaatgcggtccacttctaaactgatggctcaaagctagacggccgcgtgggaggcggagtctactgcagcgagctgaacatcagtcattgcttcaggctcccggatcactgtagtgtgttccaagcggaggttgaagccatcaaggaggccatttcgatcgtctccaaattacttctagatacgcacttagtgtgcgtcttctcggacagccaagcagctatcaaagctctaggctcaatatcgtcgaactcagcgactgtaaatgactgccgcaggtctctgcacgagatcgcagagcagttagatctcttccttatatgggtccccggccacagggacatcgaggggaatgacgccgccgacgagctagccaggcagggtactacgattcctctcctaccggagagggagcaagtagcgatgcccttggctacgtgcaggctcctaacgcacgaattttttgagcaaaatgccaataggagatggcagcaaaccgtttcctgtaaagtctcaagattgatatggccatatcgatcgaagaagcgctcagcagagctgtataaactcagcagagcacagtgctctgcagttactagagccattacgggacactggctgatcggcactcacgcctctagaatgtcaatccctcataacgacttctgcaggagttgtcgcgacgaggaggaggaggaatcggtcccccacttcttctgccactgcccagcccttggaaatcatcgtcttcgtattctcggggccgctttcctcacggacatttcggacctgtccgtaatcaaaccagggaccttgtccaaatacatccaagccaccggatgggactgcccttaacctgcagtagtatgctctcacggttcgggcaacgcgaaggggcacatgcccatgcggcaacacaacggaccttttataggtccaagtgagcttgggggcgggaggctcttatccccccccctcccggctaccgccttaacctaacctaaccttgtTACATTGAAGCATTTGATATTTTATATACAAAAACGAAGATGATTTATGCTTTTAATATACGTATATTCTGTTTATGTAGAAATGTATTATTAAGTACTTTTAACTTTTGCACAATACATTAAAAATGTGTGTTAAACTATTCATCTTGTCATTTCGTTTGTTTGCTCTACTAAATATTGTTTTTCTGGGGTCTCAATAATATGATTATTGAATTTTGCGGGCAAATGACAGCGCTGCCATAACATGGAAAATCGTCAAGAATCAGCTTTGTTGGACAATCTAGTTTGAGTTAAAATTTGTGCCACAAAGGTctccttttttttgttaccCACTTCAAATTTAGAAATCGGACAGATGGATT is part of the Drosophila miranda strain MSH22 chromosome Y unlocalized genomic scaffold, D.miranda_PacBio2.1 Contig_Y1_pilon, whole genome shotgun sequence genome and harbors:
- the LOC117190706 gene encoding retinitis pigmentosa 1-like 1 protein isoform X2 yields the protein MKHLLTALVVVLSAALPGEQILGSAKGCSRRYLRRINGKCYYFSVKKMNWHGALNNCLRKGLVLADLSNPRDFYGAVDFLSSKGNTEDFWFGGNDLQHEGRFQYISNGRLVRYFGNYSIVEPAEHSECDDCLEVRIRSNITVVADDNCLERQYFICSERYCSADSEEGAGGKPNHHSHEHLHHFHHDIGESAGEEEEGLNDAPPIGSGSGENDASNSEGAVEFPDLPDDATAGSTTPLSDILPGGLGGEAEPVEAPPATGEEVPAGDTGHGEEGGTTEEGAREEYTLEAGEEGGEAAEGEAAAGAGGEAAEGEATIAGEGGEAPATEGEAAPAVEREAAPAAEGEAAPAADGGAAPSAEGEAAPAAEGEAAPAAEGEAAPASEGEAAPAAEGEAAPAAEREAAPAAEGEATPAAEGEAATASEGEAAPAAEGEAAPAAEGGAAPAAEGEAAPTAEGEAAPAAEGEAAPAAEGEGAPAAEGEAAPAAEGEAAPAAEGEAPAARVPPAARVPPAARAPLAAMHHII
- the LOC117190706 gene encoding retinitis pigmentosa 1-like 1 protein isoform X3, which gives rise to MKHLLTALVVVLSAALPGEQILGSAKGCSRRYLRRINGKCYYFSVKKMNWHGALNNCLRKGLVLADLSNPRDFYGAVDFLSSKGNTEDFWFGGNDLQHEGRFQYISNGRLVRYFGNYSIVEPAEHSECDDCLEVRIRSNITVVADDNCLERQYFICSERYCSADSEEGAGGKPNHHSHEHLHHFHHDIGESAGEEEEGLNDAPPIGSGSGENDASNSEGAVEFPDLPDDATAGSTTPLSDILPGGLGGEAEPVEAPPATGEEVPAGDTGHGEEGGTTEEGAREEYTLEAGEEGGEAAEGEAAAGAGGEAAEGEATIAGEGGEAPATEGEAAPAVEREAAPAAEGEAAPAADGGAAPSAEGEAAPAAEGEAAPAAEGEAAPASEGEAAPAAEGEAAPAAEREAAPAAEGEATPAAEGEAATASEGEAAPAAEGEAAPAAEGEAAPAAEGEAPAARVPPAARVPPAARAPLAAMHHII
- the LOC117190706 gene encoding retinitis pigmentosa 1-like 1 protein isoform X1, which gives rise to MKHLLTALVVVLSAALPGEQILGSAKGCSRRYLRRINGKCYYFSVKKMNWHGALNNCLRKGLVLADLSNPRDFYGAVDFLSSKGNTEDFWFGGNDLQHEGRFQYISNGRLVRYFGNYSIVEPAEHSECDDCLEVRIRSNITVVADDNCLERQYFICSERYCSADSEEGAGGKPNHHSHEHLHHFHHDIGESAGEEEEGLNDAPPIGSGSGENDASNSEGAVEFPDLPDDATAGSTTPLSDILPGGLGGEAEPVEAPPATGEEVPAGDTGHGEEGGTTEEGAREEYTLEAGEEGGEAAEGEAAAGAGGEAAEGEATIAGEGGEAPATEGEAAPAVEREAAPAAEGEAAPAADGGAAPSAEGEAAPAAEGEAAPAAEGEAAPASEGEAAPAAEGEAAPAAEREAAPAAEGEATPAAEGEAATASEGEAAPAAEGEAAPAAEGGAAPAAEGEAAPTAEGEAAPAAEGEAAPAAEGEGAPAAEGEAAPAAEGEAAPAAKGEAAPAAEGEDAPAAEREAAPAAEGAAAPAAEGEATPAAEGDAAPSAEGEAAPAAEGEAAPAAEGEAPAARVPPAARVPPAARAPLAAMHHII
- the LOC117190707 gene encoding KNR4/SMI1 homolog isoform X2, with product MFPSRQNQTSLKNIGDKTASLFSKKKDEAEKLANDKAVEAQKLAEEQAKKVGQSVQQTKNEAEQLATSTAKEAAALATAEAQMAGQVIDQGVNRAAGAVNQTKQAVDNTVQQASAAAQNSKQVAANIAEASQRAAANAVDQTKKAANDAINKSVKAAENVADQKLKQDEGAIDGALKQTSQAVDQKLNEAYQYVDQKRGAAEKNFQEAASHAQESAGQQATQLLGKLNLAPK
- the LOC117190707 gene encoding KNR4/SMI1 homolog isoform X3 — translated: MFSSITASLKNIGDKTASLFSKKKDEAEKLANDKAVEAQKLAEEQAKKVGQSVQQTKNEAEQLATSTAKEAAALATAEAQMAGQVIDQGVNRAAGAVNQTKQAVDNTVQQASAAAQNSKQVAANIAEASQRAAANAVDQTKKAANDAINKSVKAAENVADQKLKQDEGAIDGALKQTSQAVDQKLNEAYQYVDQKRGAAEKNFQEAASHAQESAGQQATQLLGKLNLAPK
- the LOC117190707 gene encoding KNR4/SMI1 homolog isoform X1 codes for the protein MFSSITDASKSSLKNIGDKTASLFSKKKDEAEKLANDKAVEAQKLAEEQAKKVGQSVQQTKNEAEQLATSTAKEAAALATAEAQMAGQVIDQGVNRAAGAVNQTKQAVDNTVQQASAAAQNSKQVAANIAEASQRAAANAVDQTKKAANDAINKSVKAAENVADQKLKQDEGAIDGALKQTSQAVDQKLNEAYQYVDQKRGAAEKNFQEAASHAQESAGQQATQLLGKLNLAPK